The nucleotide window GTTCGGCGGCTGGACTGTAGCGCTCGAAGCAGCAGGCATCGAACCCAACCAGAGTTCGGAGTATATTGAGTTCAAATGCGCCTACTGTGGAGCCCAGGATCGAAAGTTGGCGAGTTCGGTTACTGATCAAGAGCGCATTTTCTGCTCGAAGGAGTGCCTCAACAGCTGGCGATCGGAAGAGTTCACCGGGCCGGATCATCCTCTCTGGGAGCGCGTGATCGTCGAATGTGAAACCTGTTCGACGAGCTGGGAGCGACGACCATCGGTTGCGGAGTCACGCGATCGCCACTTCTGTAGTCCTGAGTGCTTCTCTCAATGGTGTGAGGATGAACGTGTCGGGGAAAACCATCCACGTTGGAAAGGAGGTGGAGAGTATTATTACGGGCCGAACTTCCATAGCCAACGCCGAAAACGGCTTGCGGTCGATAACTATCGGTGCCAGGAATGCGGGCTAACACAGGAAGAGCACCTTGAGAAATATGGACAGGAACCTGATGTCCACCATCGCACCTCCGTTCGTGAGTTCTACAACGACGTCGATTACGAAGCTGGCGAGACGCCGAACTGGGAGGAGATGAACGCGTTAAGTAATCTATTGACGGTCTGCCGAAAGTGCCATCGACAACTCGAGTAGGGTGATCTCTCCCCAGATCAGTCGGAAAGGTACGTTCCTCGGGCCGAACCCCTGGGTTGACGTCCGACAAACACCCTTCCAGACCAGCGTTCACGGGACTATGGCATCAACCAACTCTCAGTGCTCGCCACACCAGTTAGTACATTTCCCGTGGGTTCTCAACATCGAGTCCGTCGATGCGTTCAAACCCACTGTCTGAGGTGACGATCGGGACATCGATGGAACGGGCGACACCGGCAAGCATCATGTCCGGGTGCTGGATTCGTTGTCCCTTCTCTTCCAGTTCCTGGCGGATGCGTGCTCCCTCGAGGGAGTGTGTACGGTTGTAATCTAGTTGTTCCACCCAGGGGAGATCTTGGTCTACCTCTACTGGGTCACGACCCTCCTTCACAGCGCCGTGGTATAGCTCATAGAAGCTGACCGATGGAAGGACGAGGCTCACATCCTGGTGGTCGAGACGGTATTCTCTTGCGTGCTCTCGCCCCCGCAGAAAGTCGGCACAGAAACTACTGTCGAGGATCTTCATGGGCCGTCCTCGAAGTCCTCGTCGAGTTCCTCCTTGACGTCGCGGACGGCCTCGTCGATATCGGTGTCGTCCCAAGCACCGAATCCGGCGAGTGGGTCTTCATCCTCTATCTCCCGCTCGATGACCTCTTCGAAGCTCTCGTTTCCTCGCTTGCGGGCTCGGAGTTTCCGCCACGTCCTCTCCGAGACGCGGATGGTCTTATCGCCCATTTACACATCGATGTATACACTGAACGCTCTTTGCTGTTTGGTTGGTGTCCCACTCATAACAGGGTGACAAGTACACCGGAGTAGCTGAATATAACCGTTTGCTACACGCTTTCCGCAGCTTTGAGTAAGAGGAAGAAAGAGGATGTCTACTGCTCGATCAAGCGACGCGAATTGTCCTCGTCCTGTGCGTCATCTTGGAAATCCCCTGGACGAGGGGCATCCATATACTTCTGAATCTGAGGGGTTTTCTCCAGCATTGAGTGCATTTCTTGGAGAGTCTCTTCTGCCCTTAGCAGGTCATACTTTTCAAGCAAATTCTGTCCATCTTGAGTAAGCTGGTAGAACCGGTATGGAAGATCTCGCTGGCGCTCATCCTTCGGTAGCTCCACTCCCTCAACAATACCAGCATCCATCAGCTTATCGAGATGGTTGCGAATGGTACTCTTGCTTTTGCTGGGGTTGGCGTACACTATCTCTTTGAGTGACGGCATCCCCTCAGGATGCGCCACGATGTTCTGAATCAATATGAACCTCGTTTCTTGGGTTACGAGGTTCAGCACCTCTCGTCGGTCGTCGGCCTGTTCATCCACGCTGTTTGGCGAGTTTCCCCTACCCGCGAAGGGAGTGTCGCTTGGTTTGTTACGCGTCATCGTGTTGTTCGATCATCTACCTTTGAAGAGGCTGAGCCCCTTCCAAGGCACCTGGTAGCCCCCTTCCAAGGGGCTGGTTTCATGTGCTTAGTTGAGGGTGTCTTTTCTTTCATCTATCACCCTAATTGTCAATCGTTTCTATCGAAGTTCAGCGTATTCTGAACTAGCTTGTGATCGTCGGTCGGTACGCCCAGCCGTCCATATCGTGTCCATCGGACATGGCATACCAGACTCTTACTACCTGGGTACATTAACCTTTGTGGTCAACATCGCATTGGTATGCATCACAACAGTCGAAACGATTATTATGGTATGTGTAATATTGTCGGTTAATGCGAGGCCAGGACGGTAACGACGATCTACCACCCCAAGAACTCCTCCATCGAGCTCAGGAATACCATTTCCGAGACTCGCTTCCGCCGGAGGAGTACGAGGCACTGATGCAACTCGGGGCCCAGCTCGTACCGCCTTCAACATGCGAGGCTCAGTGTTTCATTCTTGGGAGCTACGATGAGGACGAAAAGCCGAAACTCCTCCACGCACAGCGCAAGGTCGAGGAGTGGGGGAATGGAAACTATCGCGCGTACCTGATGGAGGACTTTGCTGATGGACTCCATCCGATGATCAAGTTCCGGTTGATCGCGGACTACTCGGATCACATCATCGGTATCTGCGAACATGACCAGGGAGGATTCCAGTTAGAATTGGGGATGCTCGTCGCTCTGATGGGCTACTTCGACCAGTGTCACCTACTAAAACGAAAATACACCCCGGAAACGGAACGAGAGCAGTACAACTGGATGCTCGATGCGGGAGTGTTCGAGATGTTCGACTACGGAAATCGGCTACGAGAGTGGGAGGACATGGGTGAGTTCTCGAACGAAGCCACAGACCTCCTTTTCGAACTCCTGTAAACGAACATCATTACCTCCATCTAAGCAGACAACAAGCGCCGTCGACGAAGACGGAAGATATATTCCAAGTCCGTCGACGTAGATGGCAGACTTGTTTTGAGAAGAGGTCACCCTTCCTCGGGCCAGTGCCACTCGACGTCACCGTCGTCGAGCTCCAGGTGGCCGTCGCGCTCCATCGCTTCCAGAGCACACATAATTGGGATGAACGACACGCAACCGGTACGAATCTTCGCCACCTTCGAGTAGGCGCGGAACAGTCGCCAGCGCCGCCAGCGGACGCGAAGCCGGTGGAAGCGGGTTCGGATCATCGGACTTTAGGGTAGTACGACACCTTCAGTTCGGATGTATTCAGCAGCCGGAGCTGCTCTGGCGTAAACTGTTCCCAGTGCTCTTCTCGGTTCTCTTTATCCTCGAGGTAGTGCCGGATGGCGATGTCGATCGCCTCCGCACGCGTGTTGGTTCCTGTTTCGCCCTCGAGTTTGTCCAGGAGACGTTCCCGATCGTCGTTCATCGGGTAGCTGTAGTGGCTCATTTTGATGTAGTGGTGGTCAGAAACCGGCCCAAACCGGTTTTCTGGAGTTGCTCAGTAGTCGATTCTTTTTAAGACGGGTGCGGCAACGGCGTGATCGGCGACCGTCGCGGTTCTGGCCACCCCGATTTTGATGTAACTCACAGTCGGGCTGTCCGAACGACAGTTGCCGAAAGTACATCATTCCGGTTTCGTCACTCAATCCGTGAGCGACCCCACGGGGTCGGCCTCGAAGACCCCATTCCACGGCCCTACGCCTCACGATCCACCTCGACAAAGAACTCGATCGTGAACTCCCACGCGTCCAAGTCGTAGTGAATTGTTGCGACGTGCGTTTTCGCATCGTAATCCGCTGGGTCGATCTTCTCTCGAACCTCGTTCCAGGCTGGCGTCTTCAGATCATCTCCCCAGCCGTGATCACCGGGGCCACGAATAGTTGGTGGCTCTGACTCAGAGTCTACGCCGAGATCGCCAGCTCGTCGAACGACGACCTCCTCGAACCCAGCCCCGTCCTCAGACATCGTGATCAGTCTCCGTGTCGAGTGAACGGTCTTCGACCTCATCGAACACATCGATAACAAGGTCTCGAAGCCCGCGAATCGTCATGTCCTCCCGGTTCTCGACGTAGACCTCTCGAACCTTCTTGTCCGCTTCCGAGAGTTCAGTTCCGTCATCTTGCACTTCAATCATCGGTCTACCTCGCGTCGTCCGCACTTATGCCAGCCCTTGTTTTCGGTATAGTGCAGAGTATGCTCGACGTCGCCGATTCGAAGGAAGAGGTGATCCTCGCCGCGCGGTGAGCCGCTGCTGGTCGTCACCGAGTCGAACTTGTCGGACGCCTGGAGGTCGTGCAGCTCCTCCATCGTCAGCGGTCGATCGGGCAGCGCATCTTCAATTCCCATGCTCACACCTCCTCTTTCGTGTAAATGTAATCGCGGCCATCGATCTGGACACCCGGCAACCGCGCGAGAGTATCGAAGTCACGGCCCTGGGACGTGTTCTTCTTGATCCAGTTGCCCCATAGCGATTTGAAGGAACCATAGCCGATGTCGATGTCGCGCTCATCCACGAGCTCCTCGAGATCTCCCCTCGAAACCCGCTCGCCTGGATGGTCTTGCAAGTACGCATAGAACTCTAGCACTGCGTTTACGCGCGCATCGTACCTCGACCCGCTCCCGGAAAGATCCAGAGACCGGAGGAGTTCTTCGGCGCCCTCTGGCTCTTCCTCGTCCGCCTCAGCGACTTCGTGCTCCGCTGGGGGAGATAGGGCATCTCGACGGTCGGGGAGAGACTGCGGGCCATCAGGCGACTCCTGTGAGCCCGCCTCGTCACGGTTCTCGATGAGTCGCCAGATGACCTCTTCGTAGGACTCCCCCCGCTGTTTTCTGTCGTATAGTTCGTCGGCGAGTTCGTCTGAAACTCGGATCGTGGTGTCTCCCATACTCTGTTTACTTGTATAGGTACGTGAGTGTATAAATCCACTCATGTATAGAAGTATGGATGCATACATTTATTATGATGGCCTGTAGACTTGTGAGTAAGCACGGTCGCGCCGCTCGCCGTTCGGCCTTGCGGATGAATGGGGGCGACGCCGGTGCTGAAGACACCGACGCCGTGCTGCACCAAGCAGCAATGACACCTAACAGACGAGGCCGTGATAACGGTCACGAACCGGGTAGTACCGATACCCAGCCAGACTGGGAGCAGATCGCCCGCCGAGAGAAGGCAACTCAGATTGAAACAGCGCTTGAAAATATCGTAGAGGAACCCGTTTACGACCTCTCACAAGCGGTTACGGATGGGGAAGAGGTGCGGGATGCGTACCACGGTGTGGTGGCGAGGATTTCGGAATATGTGACGTTGGCAGAAGCTGACCTCGAGGAGATCGGCGAACTTGACGCCTCGAGCGGCGACGACTACGTTCTGTCCCAGGCCATCGACGCAGCTTCCTGCATGACCTCTGGCAACCGTGAAGCTGCACGCCAGAAACTCGAATACGCCCTTAGTCGCCTCGATGCCTTGGAGGAGGATGCCGATGAGCGGTGACGACGACCAACAAAATGGGTGGGCAGAGATTGGACGCACCCTACTCGCAACCCATCTCCAGCAGACCGCTGACGAACTTCAGACGGCGTTCACGGACGTTTCCCGGAAGGCGATGAACGAAGACGAGACTGTTACTGGAGAAGACGTCCGGCGGCTCTCGCACAAGCTGGAGGACGCCAATAGTCTCGTTGACAAGCTCGCAAAGGTGCCGGCCAACTACGAGCACCCGCCCCGCGCACGTGATCTCCTGTCTCCCGAAGCGCTGCAAGAACTCACCGAGCAGCACGAGGTGGACGATGAGGAGTGACCTCGAGGTGACGGCGCATATCCACCGCAGCAGCGACGGCGATCTCCACCACGAGTACATCGCCAACGGGGTCGCCTATCCGTCGATCACCGCGCTCGAGCGTGCCCTGGAAGGACAATGAGCAGTCGAACCCTGAAGCAGGGCGGCCCAGCAGCGCCAGAGAGGGCAACGAACCGCACTGTCGTCGGTGTCGATGTCGGCATTCGAAACCTGTTCACCATGGGTCTTGCCGGCGACGCCGACCTTTCCAGCACGGTCGTGGTGGACGGCGAGTACGAGCGGGCCCTGCTGGAGGAACTCGCTGCCGTCACACGGCGGTTCCGCCTCATGCCCGGGAATACGACCGCAATGGAGGAGAACACACGTGAGCGCTACGAGAGAGCCCTTCTCGATCGGTACGACGAAGCGGTTGACACGCTCGAGGCATACGTCCTCGCTACGGACGCGGACGTCGTGGCGATTGAGGAACTCCCCGGCGACCCACCGACGCTCGAGAGAGTGCTCACTACCCCGTGTGGCCTCGACGAGTGGGCGATGCACACACTCCAGGAGCGCGCCCGACGTCAGCTCGAGCCCCACACCAGTGTGGTGCCCGTTGATCCCCACGCCACGACGTGCAACTGCCACGTCTGCGGCGAGCGCGGACATCACGACGAACGCGATCGCGTGCTCTGCTGCGAGACATACGACTGCCCCGTTCGAGAAGTCGATCAAGATCGAAGCGCTGCTGTCAGCATCGCACAACGCGTCACATAGGAACTACTCCGAGACGTCGCCTGGACTCGAGCTGATTTCTTTCTCCTCCCGCCGCACTCACAGCCAGCTGGCCCTCGGCCTGGACGCCGACCGGGGTGTTTCACGAATAGAGGGTCGGCTGAGTCTATGTGTGTTATGTATAGGTGGTATGTGGTGTGGTTAGTAGTTGATCAATGAGTCTCTTGTCTCTCCCCCAACGCTGTCATGCGATTTCGTGTTTGGCATTCAGACGACACATGTCCGGAATTAGGGAGCCGTCTTGCGATTGATGGATGATTTGCTAACCGTGATCGCACCCCTATGCAGTCTTGCGGTTTAGTGTGCGTGAATATGTGGGGTTCTACAGCCGATTTATGGACTGCAAGCGGGCGCTGCCCCTCTTCCACGCCCAACAGAGGGAAACACAGTTGAGCCAGTAAGGTGTATTTCCCTACATGAGTCTGTTCGAATTTTCTGAGGAAACCGTATTTGACGAGAACGGTGACAAGGTGGGCCAAGAGGAGAACGAGCCTCGTACCGACGGTGGTTACCGTGATCAGGCTGAAAGGAGTAGGAGCTGCCCGCGAACCCTTCGACCCCCAGAGCCGGTACCTATCAAGTCTGTCCTTCAAGAGATGGATCTCGAGAACCCTCAAGATGAGACTGCCCCGGTGAGTGTGAAAGAGATCGGTGACTCAGTGATCTTCTTACTCTCTGTCCCTCGTGAGCAAGCTGCTGATATGGGCATCCCTGATAGTCGGACTTCACACACTCTTTGTCGGCGTGTTGGCGACGAGGGACTCCTCATCAAACGTCTCCACACTTGGCGTGAGAACTTCTAATTCGGGTCTCTTGTTATTGTGTGTCAATAGCGTTCCCGTCATAGTTTGAATGTACGGCGATCGCCCCGCAGCTCTCGAACCACTACAGTCAGTGCTGAAAGTGCGGAATGGTCTTCCCCACTATTACAGATAGTTGATAGCAGTGCTAAAGTTCGGTTTGTATGGTTATCTGCT belongs to Natrinema sp. CBA1119 and includes:
- a CDS encoding homing endonuclease associated repeat-containing protein; protein product: MRKIPQEKVLCDIRGLYRLLDEAPSESQYADLGRYSVSTVRQKFGTYTKGREAAGLPNTDKRGGQNRVPRADLLEALRQLDEEVKGSPTREQMRQQGGYSANPYRREFGGWTVALEAAGIEPNQSSEYIEFKCAYCGAQDRKLASSVTDQERIFCSKECLNSWRSEEFTGPDHPLWERVIVECETCSTSWERRPSVAESRDRHFCSPECFSQWCEDERVGENHPRWKGGGEYYYGPNFHSQRRKRLAVDNYRCQECGLTQEEHLEKYGQEPDVHHRTSVREFYNDVDYEAGETPNWEEMNALSNLLTVCRKCHRQLE
- a CDS encoding type II toxin-antitoxin system VapC family toxin, with amino-acid sequence MKILDSSFCADFLRGREHAREYRLDHQDVSLVLPSVSFYELYHGAVKEGRDPVEVDQDLPWVEQLDYNRTHSLEGARIRQELEEKGQRIQHPDMMLAGVARSIDVPIVTSDSGFERIDGLDVENPREMY
- a CDS encoding antitoxin VapB family protein → MGDKTIRVSERTWRKLRARKRGNESFEEVIEREIEDEDPLAGFGAWDDTDIDEAVRDVKEELDEDFEDGP
- a CDS encoding ArsR family transcriptional regulator — encoded protein: MTRNKPSDTPFAGRGNSPNSVDEQADDRREVLNLVTQETRFILIQNIVAHPEGMPSLKEIVYANPSKSKSTIRNHLDKLMDAGIVEGVELPKDERQRDLPYRFYQLTQDGQNLLEKYDLLRAEETLQEMHSMLEKTPQIQKYMDAPRPGDFQDDAQDEDNSRRLIEQ